The window AACTATTACCCAGGCAGTATCTGCAATAAAAGAAAAAGTGGCAAGGCATATCTTTGCGGCATGTACTCACCCTGTCCTTTCAGGCCCAGCTATAGATCGAATTAACTCTTCTGATTTAAAAGAAGTCATTGTAACCAATACAATCCCT of the Nitrospirota bacterium genome contains:
- a CDS encoding phosphoribosylpyrophosphate synthetase, translating into TITQAVSAIKEKVARHIFAACTHPVLSGPAIDRINSSDLKEVIVTNTIPLNSKKEKCKKLTVLSVASLLGEAIQRIHEESSVSSLIV